A genomic window from Brassica oleracea var. oleracea cultivar TO1000 chromosome C8, BOL, whole genome shotgun sequence includes:
- the LOC106310584 gene encoding uncharacterized protein LOC106310584: MGNSLRCCLACVLPCGALDLIRIVHLNGHIDEITRSITAGEILQANPNHVLSKPCSQGVVRKILILSPESELKRGSIYFLIPDSSLPEKKRRRKDGHSPNKTPNNNPNADLRDVRDGDQCVKPCEKYLQEVVSSTSNGKEHRHRRRHSRSVSVSSWQPHLDSISEDLN, translated from the coding sequence ATGGGAAACAGTCTAAGGTGTTGTCTAGCTTGTGTTCTTCCATGCGGAGCACTAGATTTGATCAGGATCGTTCATCTAAACGGCCACATTGATGAGATCACACGGTCTATAACCGCCGGAGAGATCCTCCAAGCAAACCCAAACCATGTCCTAAGCAAACCATGTTCTCAAGGAGTTGTCCGCAAGATCTTGATCTTGTCCCCTGAATCCGAGCTCAAGAGAGGAAGTATATATTTTCTCATCCCTGATTCTTCCTTGCCGGAGAAGAAAAGAAGGAGAAAAGACGGTCACAGCCCGAACAAGACTCCCAACAACAACCCTAACGCTGACCTCAGAGACGTTAGAGATGGTGATCAGTGTGTGAAACCATGTGAGAAGTACTTACAAGAAGTTGTGTCGTCCACGTCAAATGGTAAAGAACACCGTCATCGCCGGCGACACAGTAGGTCGGTGTCAGTATCCTCGTGGCAGCCTCACCTTGACAGTATCTCTGAGGATCTTAATTAA
- the LOC106310741 gene encoding cation/H(+) antiporter 14-like: MSTLNMDEVTSTQKGKVHGPFLLESLVCQTNHMLTSKGVFMGSNPLKYAMPLLLLQVAAIIITSRLLFRLLKPLNQGMISAQVLAGIILGPSLLGQSRSYMEMVFPISGKITLQTFSNVGFFMHLFLLGLRIDASILRKAGSKALLIGTASYAFPFSLGNLTVLVLKNTFQIPPEVAHCIHTVISLNAMTSFPVTTTVLAELNILNSDLGRLATNCSIVCEAFSWVVALVFRMFLQDGTLATVWSFAWITALLLAIFFICRPLIIWLTARRSVSVDKANDIPFFPIVMVLLVISLGSEVLGVHAAFGAFWLGVSLPDGPPLGTGLTTKLEMFASCLMLPCFIAISGLQTNFLKIEQSHVRVIEAVILITYTCKFLGTAAASVYCSIKIGDAISLALLMCCQGVIEIYTSVMWKDEKVLNTECFNLVIITLLFVTGISRFLVVRLYDPSKRYRSESKRTILNTRQRNIQLRLLFCVYNVENVPSMVNLLEASYPSRFSPVSVFTLHLVELKGRAHAVLMPHHLMNKLDPNTAQSTQIVNGFQRFEQQHQGTLMAQHFTAAAPFSSINDDICTLALDKKAALIVIPFHKEYAIDGTVDHVNPAIRSININVLDKAPCSVGIFIDRGETEGRRSVLMSHTWRNVAMIFIEGRDDAEALAFCMRMAEHPEVSVTMIHFRHKSALYNTNITTGEETEPSECHLINDFKSFSQNKPKVHYREEIVRDGVETTQVISALGSTYDLVVVGRDHDLESSVLYGLTDWSECPELGVIGDMFASPDFHFSVLVVHQQEGDDSFAMDNSYKLPVSPHRGGDPRVHPRFSVEEGYTTVDLHNR, from the exons ATGTCAACGCTAAACATGGATGAGGTCACCTCGACGCAGAAAGGCAAAGTTCATGGGCCATTCCTCTTGGAAAGCCTCGTGTGCCAGACAAACCATATGCTAACCTCAAAGGGCGTTTTCATGGGCAGTAACCCTCTCAAATACGCAATGCCACTTCTCTTGTTGCAAGTAGCTGCCATTATTATCACTTCAAGGCTTCTCTTCCGCCTCCTCAAGCCCTTGAATCAAGGCATGATCTCTGCACAAGTCCTG GCTGGTATAATCCTAGGACCATCTCTCTTGGGCCAAAGCAGGAGCTACATGGAGATGGTCTTTCCCATTAGCGGCAAAATCACTTTACAAACGTTCTCAAACGTCGGTTTCTTCATGCATCTTTTCTTACTAGGCCTTAGAATCGACGCTAGCATTCTACGTAAAGCAGGTTCCAAAGCCTTGCTCATCGGTACAGCCTCCTACGCCTTCCCTTTCTCACTAGGCAACCTCACCGTCCTCGTCTTGAAAAACACTTTCCAGATCCCACCAGAAGTCGCCCACTGCATCCACACCGTGATCTCTCTCAACGCAATGACCTCCTTCCCGGTCACCACAACCGTCCTAGCCGAGCTCAACATCCTCAACTCCGACCTCGGGAGATTAGCCACGAACTGCTCCATCGTCTGCGAGGCCTTTAGCTGGGTCGTTGCACTCGTTTTCAGAATGTTCTTGCAAGACGGTACGCTCGCTACCGTTTGGTCTTTCGCTTGGATCACCGCTCTTCTCCTCGCCATATTTTTCATCTGCAGACCTTTGATCATATGGTTAACGGCGAGAAGGAGCGTTTCGGTTGATAAAGCAAACGATATCCCGTTCTTCCCGATCGTAATGGTCTTGTTGGTGATAAGCTTAGGCTCCGAAGTTCTCGGCGTCCATGCAGCGTTTGGAGCGTTCTGGCTCGGTGTATCGCTCCCCGATGGACCTCCGTTAGGGACCGGGCTCACGACCAAGCTCGAGATGTTTGCGTCATGCCTTATGCTCCCGTGTTTTATCGCCATTAGTGGATTACAGACCAATTTCTTAAAGATCGAACAGAGCCACGTGAGGGTCATTGAAGCCGTGATCCTCATTACCTACACGTGCAAGTTCCTAGGAACCGCAGCCGCATCCGTGTATTGCAGCATAAAGATCGGAGACGCAATTTCTTTGGCCTTATTGATGTGTTGCCAAGGAGTCATCGAGATCTACACATCCGTCATGTGGAAAGATGAAAAG GTTCTAAATACAGAATGCTTCAATCTTGTTATCATCACGCTCTTATTCGTGACGGGCATTTCACGCTTCCTCGTTGTGCGCCTCTACGACCCATCAAAACGCTACAGAAGCGAGAGCAAGCGAACGATCCTCAACACGAGACAACGAAACATTCAGCTCCGTCTCCTCTTCTGCGTTTACAACGTCGAAAACGTACCTTCGATGGTCAACCTTCTAGAAGCTTCTTACCCGAGCCGCTTCAGCCCCGTCTCCGTCTTCACGCTGCACCTCGTCGAGCTCAAAGGCAGAGCCCACGCGGTGCTCATGCCGCATCACCTGATGAACAAACTCGACCCCAACACGGCCCAGTCAACGCAAATAGTCAACGGGTTCCAACGGTTCGAGCAGCAGCACCAAGGAACCCTAATGGCTCAGCATTTCACAGCCGCGGCTCCCTTCTCCAGCATCAACGACGATATATGCACTCTCGCACTCGACAAGAAAGCAGCGCTCATCGTCATCCCGTTTCATAAAGAGTACGCGATAGACGGGACCGTCGACCATGTGAACCCAGCGATTCGTAGCATTAATATTAACGTGTTGGACAAGGCACCTTGCTCTGTCGGAATATTCATCGACCGGGGCGAAACAGAAGGTCGTCGCTCTGTCCTAATGAGCCACACGTGGCGTAACGTGGCTATGATTTTTATCGAAGGCAGAGACGACGCGGAGGCGCTAGCCTTCTGCATGAGAATGGCAGAGCACCCGGAAGTGAGCGTCACGATGATCCATTTCCGACACAAGAGCGCCCTTTACAACACCAACATAACGACGGGAGAAGAAACAGAACCTTCCGAGTGTCACCTCATAAACGACTTCAAGAGCTTCTCGCAGAACAAACCCAAAGTGCATTACAGAGAAGAGATTGTCAGAGATGGAGTAGAGACCACGCAAGTGATTAGTGCACTTGGGTCTACGTACGATTTGGTTGTCGTGGGTCGTGACCATGACCTAGAGTCGTCCGTACTGTACGGGCTAACGGACTGGAGCGAGTGTCCTGAGCTAGGTGTGATCGGAGACATGTTTGCGTCGCCGGATTTTCATTTCTCGGTGCTTGTGGTTCACCAGCAAGAAGGTGACGACTCTTTTGCGATGGATAATAGCTATAAACTGCCAGTTTCGCCTCATAGGGGTGGAGATCCGAGAGTACACCCACGTTTCTCTGTTGAAGAAGGGTATACTACTGTCGATCTTCACAACCGTTAA
- the LOC106308390 gene encoding uncharacterized protein LOC106308390 gives MSVFERVSLGASDIWERVKVDAAAWFGANDPSSRNEELIQSSLVNVLRWQKPSASFVKCNIGTSWIDDRQNRGAAWILRDQSGQVLCHSRRSYSSVSNKMEAELWSFLWAVESISSLRYERVVFESSSYLAGEAILRPSLFPQFNDMLQDIRDKLSFFRLWTVAFAHIEGNRCAEAIATSVTRDHKYSSYIAHAGPFWLASELQEEALGGRSMIQDALHTVTASCRLVRILHVTGFSLRF, from the coding sequence ATGTCAGTATTTGAAAGGGTGAGCTTAGGAGCATCAGATATATGGGAAAGGGTTAAAGTGGACGCTGCAGCATGGTTTGGAGCCAACGATCCATCATCCAGAAATGAGGAATTAATTCAAAGCAGTCTGGTGAATGTCTTGCGATGGCAAAAACCTTCAGCTTCTTTTGTTAAGTGTAATATTGGAACATCGTGGATTGACGACAGACAGAACCGTGGAGCAGCTTGGATACTAAGAGATCAGTCAGGTCAAGTTCTTTGTCATAGTCGCCGATCCTACTCTTCAGTGTCAAATAAGATGGAAGCAGAGCTATGGAGTTTCCTCTGGGCAGTTGAGTCCATCTCATCTCTTCGGTACGAGAGAGTGGTTTTCGAATCCTCCTCCTACCTTGCGGGGGAAGCAATCCTTAGACCTTCCTTGTTTCCACAATTCAATGATATGTTGCAGGACATTCGTGATAAGCTATCCTTTTTTCGGTTATGGACCGTAGCCTTTGCGCATATAGAAGGAAACCGGTGTGCGGAAGCAATCGCCACTAGTGTTACTCGCGATCACAAATACTCGTCTTACATTGCTCATGCCGGTCCTTTCTGGTTAGCTTCGGAGCTTCAAGAGGAAGCTTTGGGGGGAAGATCAATGATTCAAGATGCTCTTCATACTGTGACAGCCAGCTGCAGACTTGTGAGAATCCTTCATGTTACTGGTTTCTCCTTGCGGTTTTGA
- the LOC106308389 gene encoding uncharacterized protein LOC106308389, with amino-acid sequence MDFNPFHDSAKFVELLNSQQNVFFGSQGSVSLSSPQAPFVGSQEDPIIGDDLPAELPAERKERRMWTQTDDIVLISSWLNTSKDPIVGNEQKSMAFWNRIAAYFSASPKLAGCEKRDKNQCKQRWHKLNDLVCKFCGAYEAATREKTSDDEGTCHPPGVKATKTSGKKPLVQGKDLSHFRTMWSIKKEDLVMKEKISKMKLLESLVAKQVPLADYEEALKKKLINELM; translated from the exons ATGGATTTCAATCCATTTCATGACTCTGCCAAGTTTGTTGAACTTCTTAATAGTCAACAAAATGTTTTCTTTGGCAGTCAAGGGAGTGTTTCACTCTCTTCACCGCAAGCTCCTTTCGTAGGCAGTCAAGAAGATCCAATCATTGGTGATGACCTTCCAGCAGAGCTTCCAGCAGAGCGTAAGGAACGAAGGATGTGGACGCAAACTGATGATATAGTGTTGATCAGCTCGTGGTTGAACACGAGCAAAGATCCCATTGTTGGGAATGAACAAAAGTCAATGGCTTTCTGGAATAGAATTGCAGCATACTTCTCGGCGTCTCCTAAGCTTGCTGGTTGTGAGAAAAGAGATAAAAATCAGTGCAAGCAACGTTGGCATAAGCTGAATGATTTGGTTTGCAAATTTTGTGGGGCGTATGAAGCAGCAACGAGAGAGAAAACCAGTG ATGATGAAGGAACATGTCATCCTCCAGGTGTTAAGGCAACAAAAACCAGTGGGAAGAAGCCGTTGGTGCAGGGGAAAGATCTTTCTCACTTTCGGACTATGTGGAGCATCAAGAAAGAAGATTTAGTGATGAAGGAAAAGATCTCGAAGATGAAGCTACTTGAGAGTCTTGTTGCAAAACAAGTTCCACTTGCTGATTACGAAGAAGCTCTCAAGAAAAAACTCATAAATGAGTTGATGTAA
- the LOC106308388 gene encoding receptor-like kinase TMK2, translating to MAEHNEIEMAEDHVEMVDHSKIIENKAIPMQILRDATSNFGVENLLGEGGFGSVYRGTLQDGREIAVKKMNQSAIAENDRLLVYQYMPQGTLSKHLFHWGDHSLRPLDWTTRLSIALDAARAVEYLHTLALQSQHYIHRDLKPPKILLGDDLRAKASDFGLVTATEEDRESVKTKCRGTPGYMAPEYLDGRVTRKIDVYSFRVILMELITGKKATDHSRAEDDIHITTWLR from the exons ATGGCTGAGCACAACGAGATCGAGATGGCTGAGGACCACGTCGAGATGGTTGATCACAGTAAGATCATCGAGAACAAAGCGATCCCAATGCAGATTCTCAGAGATGCAACAAGCAACTTTGGAGTTGAGAATTTACTCGGAGAAGGTGGGTTTGGATCTGTATATAGAGGCACACTGCAAGATGGAAGGGAGATTGCTGTCAAGAAGATGAACCAATCGGCTATTGCTG AAAACGATAGGCTATTAGTCTATCAGTACATGCCCCAAGGTACATTGAGCAAACATCTCTTTCACTGGGGTGACCACAGTTTGAGACCACTAGACTGGACTACACGCCTTAGTATTGCGTTGGATGCCGCTCGAGCAGTAGAGTATCTCCATACGCTGGCTCTTCAGAGCCAACACTACATCCACAGGGACTTGAAACCGCCAAAGATTCTTCTCGGGGATGATTTACGAGCCAAAGCATCTGACTTTGGATTAGTGACTGCTACAGAAGAAGACAGGGAATCAGTCAAGACCAAGTGTCGTGGGACACCCGGTTACATGGCACCTGAATATT TGGACGGAAGGGTTACGAGAAAGATCGATGTTTACAGCTTCCGAGTCATCCTCATGGAGCTCATAACCGGCAAGAAAGCTACAGACCATAGCCGAGCTGAAGACGATATCCACATCACAACATGGTTAAGGTAG